The proteins below are encoded in one region of Drosophila santomea strain STO CAGO 1482 chromosome 2R, Prin_Dsan_1.1, whole genome shotgun sequence:
- the LOC120445742 gene encoding uncharacterized protein LOC120445742 yields MQFEIMASKITWTFLFAIAALQLSLAAPPINKWQLQFEVSNELFQMVTDAMEQLRKVFQLVIDEAELILPPDSNGNILKELKEFVAALDTLDFDDSFELNRLEDALEELESIISIAGSKEFESEADEVVVQLFIQHGVEDLEHILEKNLETTLKSVEQKVEKYMSTWSDSRLARNSDLVKQFNEFKNEKDVYEKLDKLSNSDFI; encoded by the exons ATGCAGTTTGAAATCATGGCCAGCAAAATAACTTGGACTTTTCTGTTCGCGATAGCTGCCCTCCAACTTTCG CTCGCAGCTCCTCCCATAAACAAATGGCAGTTGCAATTTGAAGTGTCCAATGAACTCTTTCAAATGGTAACAGATGCCATGGAACAGCTAAGAAAAGTCTTCCAACTGGTCATCGACGAAGCTGAACTTATTTTACCACCGGACTCCAATGGAAACATTCTCAAGGAGCTCAAGGAGTTTGTCGCGGCCTTGGACACACTGGACTTCGATGATTCGTTTGAGCTGAACAGACTGGAAGACGCTCTTGAGGAATTGGAAAGCATCATTTCGATTGCAGGCAGCAAAGAATTCGAATCAGAAGCTGACGAGGTTGTGGTCCAGCTATTCATACAGCATGGAGTTGAGGACCTGGAGCATATACTGGAAAAAAATTTGGAAACTACTCTGAAATCAGTCGAGCAGAAGGTGGAGAAGTACATGAGCACATGGTCCGACAGTCGGTTGGCTAGAAACTCGGACTTAGTTAAGCAGTTTAATGAATTTAAGAACGAGAAGGATGTCTATGAGAAGCTGGATAAGCTATCCAATTctgatttcatttaa
- the LOC120445739 gene encoding uncharacterized protein LOC120445739 isoform X1, which produces MLPLQFVLLGCLLIAQGLCHTLPEPKVRVPRETISIPTHLFKPVGQQSSNEPISDRSSLNGGNRTALAELDNEVKFLDRSSGEVEEVTASYEEEEIPLRPIPFQPRPFFSQSPPRTNGFRIPQPNYDNAFESDYNVGPRGNAFNNRPFPSSPDFRDRGIRPFPDTPFRNQNSGTWVSGPVRVSGPVPIPSGGSIIPLIAGGPSISAGNSGPLGSGGSSNNFYRSESYSYTSDGRGPPQIERDVYDSRNGFGSSFRNF; this is translated from the exons ATGTTGCCGCTCCAATTCGTTTTGCTGGGCTGTCTGCTCATCGCACAGGGG CTATGCCACACTCTGCCGGAGCCCAAG GTGAGAGTGCCTCGTGAAACAATCAGCATTCCGACGCATCTGTTCAAGCCCGTGGGCCAGCAGTCCAGCAACGAACCTATTTCTGATCGATCTTCCTTAAATGGCGGAAATAGGACTGCCTTGGCTGAATTAGACAATGAAGTCAAGTTTTTAGAT AGATCCAGCGGAGAAGTGGAAGAAGTAACAGCCTCCTACGAAGAGGAGGAAATTCCACTGCGACCTATCCCATTTCAGCCTCGACCATTTTTTTCTCAGAGCCCTCCCAGAACAAACGGTTTTCGCATTCCT cAACCCAACTACGACAATGCATTCGAATCGGATTACAACGTGGGTCCCAGAGGCAACGCCTTCAACAACAGACCTTTTCCGAGTTCCCCGGATTTCCGTGACAGAGGCATTCGACCATTTCCTGATACGCCATTCCGCAACCAAAACTCGGGAACCTGGGTATCTGGACCAGTAAGGGTATCTGGACCA GTACCTATACCATCTGGTGGCTCCATAATCCCCCTAATTGCCGGTGGTCCCAGTATTTCGGCTGGTAATAGTGGCCCTCTTGGATCCGGAGGCTCTTCAAACAACTTTTACCGGTCCGAATCCTATAGCTACACCTCTGACGGAAGAGGACCTCCGCAGATCGAGCGGGATGTGTACGACTCGCGGAATGGATTTGGATCATCATTCCGCAACTTTTAA
- the LOC120445739 gene encoding uncharacterized protein LOC120445739 isoform X2: MLPLQFVLLGCLLIAQGLCHTLPEPKVRVPRETISIPTHLFKPVGQQSSNEPISDRSSLNGGNRTALAELDNEVKFLDRSSGEVEEVTASYEEEEIPLRPIPFQPRPFFSQSPPRTNGFRIPQPNYDNAFESDYNVGPRGNAFNNRPFPSSPDFRDRGIRPFPDTPFRNQNSGTWVSGPVPIPSGGSIIPLIAGGPSISAGNSGPLGSGGSSNNFYRSESYSYTSDGRGPPQIERDVYDSRNGFGSSFRNF, translated from the exons ATGTTGCCGCTCCAATTCGTTTTGCTGGGCTGTCTGCTCATCGCACAGGGG CTATGCCACACTCTGCCGGAGCCCAAG GTGAGAGTGCCTCGTGAAACAATCAGCATTCCGACGCATCTGTTCAAGCCCGTGGGCCAGCAGTCCAGCAACGAACCTATTTCTGATCGATCTTCCTTAAATGGCGGAAATAGGACTGCCTTGGCTGAATTAGACAATGAAGTCAAGTTTTTAGAT AGATCCAGCGGAGAAGTGGAAGAAGTAACAGCCTCCTACGAAGAGGAGGAAATTCCACTGCGACCTATCCCATTTCAGCCTCGACCATTTTTTTCTCAGAGCCCTCCCAGAACAAACGGTTTTCGCATTCCT cAACCCAACTACGACAATGCATTCGAATCGGATTACAACGTGGGTCCCAGAGGCAACGCCTTCAACAACAGACCTTTTCCGAGTTCCCCGGATTTCCGTGACAGAGGCATTCGACCATTTCCTGATACGCCATTCCGCAACCAAAACTCGGGAACCTGGGTATCTGGACCA GTACCTATACCATCTGGTGGCTCCATAATCCCCCTAATTGCCGGTGGTCCCAGTATTTCGGCTGGTAATAGTGGCCCTCTTGGATCCGGAGGCTCTTCAAACAACTTTTACCGGTCCGAATCCTATAGCTACACCTCTGACGGAAGAGGACCTCCGCAGATCGAGCGGGATGTGTACGACTCGCGGAATGGATTTGGATCATCATTCCGCAACTTTTAA
- the LOC120445573 gene encoding cytochrome c oxidase subunit 4 isoform 1, mitochondrial: MALRLLNSAVLRQLASQLPKSAQVGSVAAVHTLDKIGKREIVGYGWNGTACYADRVDYPLPAVRFREPTNEINALRAKEQGDWKKLSPQEIKALYRASFCQTIAEVQAGSGEWKLHLGVALLFTAAAIWVAVLMNIFVYDELPVTFDEEHQKAQLQRIIDLEINPVTGLTSKWDYENKKWKN, from the exons ATGGCCCTGCGACTACTCAACAGTGCTGTGCTCCGCCAGCTGGCCTCCCAGCTGCCCAAGAGTGCCCAGGTGGGCAGCGTGGCCGCCGTCCACACGCTGGACAAGATCGGCAAGCGGGAGATCGTGGGCTACGGCTGGAACGGCACCGCCTGCTACGCAGATCGCGTGGATTACCCTCTGCCCGCCGTGCGTTTCCGTGAGCCCACCAACGAGATCAACGCTCTGCGCGCCAAGGAGCAGGGAGACTGGAAGAAGCTCAGCCCCCAGGAGATCAAGGCCCTGTACCGCGCCAGCTTCTGCCAGACGATCGCCGAGGTCCAGGCTGGATCCGGTGAGTGGAAGCTCCACCTGGGCGTTGCTCTCCTCTTCACCGCCGCCGCCATCTGGGTGGCCGTGCTGATGAACATCTTCG TGTACGATGAGTTGCCCGTTACCTTCGACGAGGAGCACCAGAAGGCCCAGCTGCAGCGCATCATCGACCTGGAAATCAACCCCGTCACCGGATTGACCTCCAAGTGGGACTACGAGAACAAGAAGTGGAAGAACTAA
- the LOC120445574 gene encoding uncharacterized protein LOC120445574 — MAKLELKLIGIAIFLVAAVEAQETPAAESSPATQAAGEASPVTEGTPTGEVTQPIVAVSEDTGAPTNRTDIVDSPDNTDTNDPTGAENGGDPYVKPGNHTKGPRHVRAHDGFHSLKTEKHWAHWNDAFTTSGP; from the exons ATGGCGAAACTTGAACTGAAGCTG ATTGGAATCGCTATATTCTTGGTAGCCGCTGTCGAGGCTCAGGAAACCCCTGCGGCTGAATCATCACCAGCAACGCAAGCAGCTGGTGAAGCTTCTCCAGTAACTGAAGGCACTCCTACCGGAGAAGTAACTCAGCCCATTGTAGCGGTGTCGGAGGATACAGGAGCGCCCACAAATAGAACCGATATTGTTGATAGCCCGGACaacacagacacaaacgaTCCGACTGGCGCCGAAAATGGAGGAGATCCATATGTAAAGCCGGGGAACCATACAAAGGGACCTCGACACGTCAGAGCACATGATGGCTTTCACAGCCTGAAGACGGAGAAACATTGGGCTCACTGGAACGACGCTTTTACCACATCAGGTCCTTAG
- the LOC120445572 gene encoding uncharacterized protein LOC120445572 translates to MGSRLYPAGILILHCLLILLVHVDSKANQNHSENDRQRHLRPHNLHRPPYEGYDWYNHYSRDMESKDAAPNEKEPPKPRSGHLKQKERTAKASSHWMRVHSDYQKEKAELEEWDRLKNVTDQELKIFFDGEISTEDKYKLFQDILAVVKILKAVKKKGAVTEKERPMLTPKLTPLILKFGRMFEKEMIKNSKTYEALKMLVEEVKKNSTKDNKHKRSRNRHD, encoded by the exons ATGGGATCAAGGCTCTATCCCGCTGGCATCCTCATCCTCCATTGCCTGCTGATTCTCCTAGTCCATGTGGACAGCAAAGCTAACCAGAACCACTCGGAGAATGACAGACAGCGTCACCTTCGACCACACAATCTGCACAGACCTCCATACGAGGGTTACGATTGGTACAATCA CTATAGCCGAGATATGGAATCAAAGGATGCAGCCCCAAATGAAAAGGAGCCTCCCAAACCCAGATCAGGCCATTTGAAACAGAAGGAACGAACAGCTAAGGCTAGTTCGCACTGGAT GAGAGTCCATAGCGACTaccaaaaagaaaaggcaGAGCTGGAGGAATGGGATCGACTGAAGAATGTAACTGATCAGGAACTGAAGATATTCTTTGACGGGGAAATTTCTACTGAAGACAAGTACAAATTATTTCAGGACATCCTAGCCGTTGTTAAGATCCTGAAAGCGGTGAAGAAAAAGGGAGCTGT AACCGAAAAAGAGAGACCGATGCTAACTCCGAAACTGACACCATTGATTTTAAAATTCGGCCGCATGTTTGAAAAGGAAATGATCAAAAACTCCAAAACCTATGAAGCCTTAAAGATGCTCGTGGAGGAGGTTAAAAAAAATTCCACCAAagacaacaaacacaaaagaTCCCGAAATCGTCATGActaa
- the LOC120445571 gene encoding soluble scavenger receptor cysteine-rich domain-containing protein SSC5D: MFIKLLLISQLLALSYAQLSLDEAKKQIDASVYSDEETTDATHLPEPHLPPQYQPHHPHKKVTTSTPEPETTTPKPEPTTTPAIQQKGDATVAPDDGLGQLDDGLLQNNDGSALPESTTPEPETTSTTTTTTTTTTTPKPHKHEHHPHPHSHPYPYPIQYPYSHPGLIFSAAGPKLPPPSATPPTPKDADKESPESSRYPSYPNFRSPYSPYQPPVFNQPRNWPSFPGYGPPSPGYGYPHNHDHDHEEDSGEDKHKDKSGEADTDEDVALKPPGFGYPQVYLIPRRPVISVPSFPRPGGGYGSPYGYGRY; this comes from the exons ATGTTCATCAAGCTGCTACTAATCAGCCAG CTTCTGGCGCTGAGCTACGCTCAATTGTCGCTTGATGAGGCTAAAAAACAAATCGATGCCTCGGTTTATAGCGACGAGGAGACTACCGATGCTACGCACCTGCCGGAGCCCCACCTTCCCCCGCAATATCAGCCTCATCATCCCCACAAGAAAGTGACTACCAGCACTCCTGAGCCAGAAACCACAACTCCAAAGCCGGAACCCACTACAACGCCTGCGATACAGCAGAAAGGTGATGCCACTGTTGCTCCTGATGACGGACTGGGACAACTGGACGATGGTTTGCTACAAAACAATGATGGATCTGCTCTCCCGGAGTCCACCACTCCAGAACCGGAAACCACAAGCACGACGACGACCACCACTACAACTACCACAACGCCAAAGCCCCATAAGCATGAGCACCATCCTCATCCGCATTCCCACCCTTATCCATACCCCATTCAGTATCCGTACTCCCACCCTGGATTAATATTCTCCGCCGCGGGCCCAAAACTTCCCCCTCCATCGGCGACACCGCCCACTCCCAAAGATGCGGACAAGGAATCGCCGGAGTCATCTAGATACCCCTCCTATCCGAACTTTAGATCCCCTTACTCCCCCTATCAACCACCGGTGTTCAACCAGCCTCGTAACTGGCCCAGCTTTCCAGGATACGGACCTCCTAGTCCCGGTTACGGATACCCTCACAATCACGATCACGATCACGAGGAGGACTCCGGCGAAGATAAGCACAAGGACAAGTCTGGAGAAGCGGATACTGATGAGGATGTGGCCCTGAAACCACCTGGATTTGGCTACCCGCAGGTCTATTTGATTCCCCGAAGGCCAGTGATCTCTGTACCCAGCTTCCCGCGTCCAGGAGGCGGATATGGATCGCCCTACGGCTATGGACGATACTAA